In Woeseia oceani, one DNA window encodes the following:
- a CDS encoding outer membrane protein assembly factor BamB family protein: protein MPLHFSYQSVCRAALIGIALLFCSSVFAAISAKVETELNAQPIQLEGRPGQAAIADGVMYIGTAAGNLHAVDMRTGRELWRATADGPVFHAPYVGDSLVLYGSQDGRLRAVDKKSGAQRWVFAAGDVDWDVRDIFINGTPNVVDGIAYFSSEDFRVYAVELATGRAVWQLKLGEEPQAWTIPIMDGVGYIGTWDGHMYAFDIDTGELMWRSSTDDKNRAALPNQVPHVTVVPALSEDAVYFSDWAGNLFAVNRKTGEQLWRFDPGAADSRHVGSRNFIALVDDVVYYSTVEDQHLYGVDRHTGEAVWSTATDGILYGPMRASEGVGLLFEILNDGASFQLHAFDFRTRAITWSADDVAGPPATVDDTVYYGTTDNTVVGRDLRSGKRVYPATN, encoded by the coding sequence ATGCCATTACATTTCTCTTACCAATCAGTTTGCCGTGCCGCCCTTATAGGTATTGCGTTGTTGTTCTGCAGCAGTGTCTTCGCTGCCATTTCGGCCAAGGTTGAAACCGAACTGAATGCGCAACCGATTCAGCTCGAGGGCAGGCCGGGTCAGGCCGCGATCGCCGATGGCGTCATGTACATCGGCACAGCTGCCGGCAATTTGCATGCTGTGGACATGCGTACAGGTCGTGAGTTGTGGCGGGCGACGGCCGATGGGCCGGTATTTCACGCGCCCTACGTCGGCGACTCGCTGGTGTTGTACGGCAGTCAGGACGGGCGGTTGCGTGCAGTCGATAAGAAGAGTGGCGCGCAGCGCTGGGTGTTTGCGGCGGGTGATGTTGACTGGGACGTGCGGGACATCTTTATCAACGGCACGCCCAACGTCGTCGATGGCATCGCGTATTTCAGCAGTGAAGATTTTCGTGTCTACGCCGTTGAGCTGGCAACCGGGCGTGCCGTCTGGCAACTCAAGCTTGGCGAAGAACCGCAGGCGTGGACTATCCCCATCATGGATGGAGTGGGTTACATCGGTACATGGGATGGCCATATGTACGCCTTCGATATCGATACGGGCGAACTGATGTGGCGCTCCAGTACCGACGACAAGAATCGTGCTGCGCTCCCGAATCAGGTGCCTCACGTCACAGTTGTGCCTGCCCTGAGCGAAGACGCGGTGTATTTTTCTGACTGGGCGGGCAATCTGTTCGCGGTGAACCGCAAGACGGGCGAACAGCTGTGGCGCTTTGATCCGGGTGCGGCGGATTCACGGCACGTTGGGTCGCGAAATTTCATCGCACTGGTCGACGACGTTGTGTATTACTCAACCGTTGAGGATCAGCATCTTTACGGTGTTGATCGCCACACCGGCGAAGCCGTCTGGAGTACGGCGACCGACGGCATACTGTACGGGCCCATGCGGGCCAGCGAAGGTGTCGGGTTGTTGTTCGAGATCCTGAACGATGGCGCTTCGTTCCAGTTGCACGCGTTTGATTTCCGCACGAGAGCCATTACCTGGAGCGCCGACGATGTTGCTGGCCCGCCGGCAACGGTGGATGACACAGTTTATTACGGCACTACTGACAACACGGTAGTGGGGCGTGATCTGCGGAGTGGCAAGCGCGTCTACCCGGCAACAAATTAA
- a CDS encoding transglutaminase domain-containing protein, translated as MNSKNPANTCCQPNLDRPFSLATAGRIIISFAILCCVLLTTAFAAPDHYLAPKEQRDKAAKIAAQYRELAGKIPSEMYEIEGLADRLDYDLDSAADYVARQIAFDPYHGILRGPDGTLAANAGSAWDQAGLLVSLINTMGGDARVVQGALSKSEAARLLLAAFEPRAPFATPLDPQAIQDTFDDVLPTNSMESAQTTSTATGSRSSTDTFEQRVSRITNTVLQALKAQGVSVADSAGTDELLAALSKSYAWVEYRESPNEPWQAVHPAFGKQAAPAVTAVAYAKTEAPEEWVHYLSIELEIERHSGNAYSSEPIIEPYRGTVASFATQQTILEIGPSQAPSPGGKQADYFVPVINGNLARGAKAFTLLGMTAAAEDAAAGPAIFATVGGKLGSALGGINDASGSEDNSPRLTGVTLVITHTAPGGETRAERRRLVDFRQSMPDDPTRQLLTSAVIDVGTGRENGARDLRAVLLSNASFITRVPYVAALSQGDMQKEEVPAHPAFERDYEQLAWQDIRTLGALLEPQPSATSVITRQSPLVVMTRLAANYDRDARMLQIVDIVHNSTLALQLNGAAAKIAPQNNVRQGVRETLAEEYLAGIGGEDTWLNSPSSQTIASVTELNDWLQENNVTAGSRDRMTADLQQSGTILMSGFEAEPRWWRINAQTGQTLGMGTYGGQAATETLAVGSVAQAVCGALTVGFFAYSAFSCESAYANNPSMLACCLTGNTLLAASGIKLGAAATSQTLGFLSASGVLQSEVAVAVILGETALNVQMTAVGLGVDPLCSAVTGN; from the coding sequence ATGAATTCAAAGAACCCGGCGAATACCTGCTGCCAGCCAAACCTTGACCGCCCTTTTTCACTGGCTACGGCTGGCAGAATCATCATCTCGTTTGCAATCCTTTGCTGCGTACTCCTGACAACGGCATTCGCTGCGCCCGACCACTACCTGGCGCCTAAAGAACAGCGTGACAAGGCGGCGAAAATCGCCGCCCAATACCGCGAGCTGGCCGGCAAAATCCCGAGCGAGATGTATGAAATTGAAGGGCTCGCCGACCGTCTCGATTACGATCTCGATTCCGCGGCGGATTACGTCGCCCGGCAAATCGCTTTCGACCCCTATCACGGCATACTGCGGGGGCCGGACGGTACCTTGGCCGCGAATGCCGGTTCGGCATGGGATCAGGCCGGGTTGCTGGTCTCTCTGATCAACACCATGGGCGGCGATGCGAGAGTTGTCCAGGGAGCGTTGTCAAAATCAGAAGCCGCGAGACTCTTGCTGGCAGCATTCGAACCTCGTGCCCCGTTTGCAACCCCACTGGACCCACAGGCCATCCAAGACACCTTCGACGACGTCTTGCCGACGAATTCGATGGAGTCCGCACAAACGACAAGCACTGCCACGGGCAGTCGCAGCAGTACCGATACATTTGAGCAACGCGTTAGCCGCATCACCAACACCGTTCTGCAAGCCTTGAAAGCGCAAGGTGTTTCAGTCGCTGATTCCGCGGGTACAGATGAGTTACTGGCCGCCTTATCGAAATCCTACGCGTGGGTTGAATACCGGGAATCACCCAATGAACCCTGGCAGGCTGTACACCCCGCTTTTGGCAAGCAAGCCGCGCCAGCGGTTACAGCCGTCGCCTATGCGAAGACGGAAGCACCGGAGGAATGGGTGCACTACCTGAGCATCGAACTGGAAATCGAACGGCACAGCGGCAACGCGTACAGTTCGGAACCCATCATTGAGCCCTATCGCGGCACGGTCGCCAGTTTTGCAACGCAACAGACCATCCTCGAAATCGGTCCCAGTCAGGCGCCCTCGCCGGGTGGCAAGCAAGCGGACTATTTCGTCCCGGTCATCAATGGCAATCTCGCGCGCGGTGCCAAGGCCTTTACCCTGCTGGGCATGACGGCAGCGGCAGAAGATGCCGCGGCTGGACCTGCGATATTCGCAACGGTCGGCGGCAAACTGGGCTCGGCATTGGGCGGGATCAACGATGCCAGCGGCTCCGAGGACAACAGCCCGCGCCTGACCGGGGTCACGCTGGTAATCACGCATACCGCACCGGGCGGTGAAACCCGCGCCGAACGCCGCCGGCTGGTCGATTTCCGTCAATCCATGCCGGATGACCCAACGCGACAGCTGCTCACCAGTGCCGTTATTGATGTCGGCACGGGCCGGGAGAACGGCGCGCGCGATCTCCGCGCAGTGCTCCTCTCCAATGCCAGCTTCATCACCCGGGTGCCTTACGTTGCCGCATTGAGTCAGGGCGACATGCAAAAGGAAGAAGTTCCCGCGCACCCCGCGTTCGAACGCGACTACGAACAGCTCGCATGGCAGGACATTCGGACGCTGGGCGCATTGCTCGAGCCACAGCCCAGCGCAACGAGTGTTATTACCCGCCAGTCGCCACTTGTAGTGATGACGCGTCTGGCGGCCAACTACGACCGGGATGCGCGCATGCTGCAGATCGTGGACATTGTCCACAACAGCACACTGGCCTTGCAGTTGAATGGCGCTGCGGCAAAAATCGCGCCTCAGAACAACGTGCGCCAGGGCGTGCGCGAAACACTGGCAGAGGAATACCTGGCTGGTATTGGTGGCGAAGACACGTGGCTCAACAGCCCGTCGTCACAAACAATCGCCAGTGTCACTGAACTCAACGATTGGCTACAAGAGAACAACGTGACAGCAGGCAGCCGTGACCGAATGACCGCCGACCTGCAGCAATCCGGCACGATCCTCATGTCAGGGTTCGAAGCGGAACCGCGTTGGTGGCGAATCAACGCACAGACCGGGCAAACACTGGGCATGGGAACCTACGGCGGTCAGGCGGCCACGGAAACGCTGGCGGTAGGAAGCGTCGCCCAGGCCGTGTGCGGCGCATTGACGGTCGGTTTCTTCGCCTACAGTGCGTTCTCGTGCGAGAGTGCTTATGCGAATAACCCCTCCATGCTTGCCTGCTGCCTCACCGGCAACACCCTCCTCGCTGCCAGCGGCATCAAACTGGGTGCTGCAGCCACGTCGCAAACGCTGGGCTTTCTGTCCGCCTCAGGCGTACTGCAAAGCGAAGTTGCGGTTGCCGTCATACTTGGGGAGACGGCATTGAACGTCCAGATGACGGCGGTGGGACTGGGCGTTGATCCGCTTTGCAGCGCCGTGACCGGCAACTAG
- a CDS encoding alpha/beta hydrolase family protein: protein MSKAEQMFTALLRLNKDAKFIRYRGEGHVFSSPANIRDSWQQISEWFADYLAPDQ from the coding sequence ATGTCTAAAGCAGAGCAAATGTTCACCGCGTTGCTGCGACTGAACAAGGACGCGAAATTCATTCGCTACCGGGGCGAGGGACACGTGTTCAGCTCGCCTGCCAATATTCGCGATTCCTGGCAACAAATCAGCGAGTGGTTTGCAGACTACCTGGCGCCAGACCAGTAG
- a CDS encoding serine hydrolase domain-containing protein — MPLSLTTRRSLYFFALPALLASLAFATPAPPDAGEQVDEIFAEWNSVQSPGCAVGVEVDQRRVLSRSYGMSELEHNIPITPDTIFEAGSVSKQFTAAAIQLLAMDGKLSLDDDVRKFVPEVPDYAETITLRHMLNHTSGLRDWGSVAYLSGWGRYERSHTHAHVLDIVSRQSQLNFMPGTEYSYSNTGYNLLAIIVARVSGMSFAEFSKRRIFEPLGMDNTQWRDNYRRIVPGRSAAYSANDDGVFTIDRPIEHVHGNGGLLTTIGDLLIWNRALANERLGKPGFAERMYTQGRLTSGRQIKYASGVSVSSFNGVPSVTHTGATSGYRAFLGSYGNGSLSIAMLCNVSNANPGKLGNQIASVYLGVNDAEEAQSSPTKGAPSRRQLAALSGLYRDTLTGEPLRITVKDGQLLADNNTPLQAVSSTEFEILEAEQRLVFDSNGDDRPRLTRLSGDYEIRHYEPVASVTPTANALQALEGEYYSADAEATLTVALEEGQLVARRRPDSEFALEPVYEDGFDADGLGFVRFYRNDNSFPAELSIYGSRVYDMRFQRRTDGK; from the coding sequence ATGCCCCTGTCGCTAACTACACGACGTTCTTTGTACTTTTTTGCTCTGCCAGCGCTGTTGGCATCCCTTGCGTTCGCGACGCCCGCGCCACCCGATGCCGGCGAACAGGTCGACGAGATATTCGCTGAATGGAACTCCGTGCAAAGCCCGGGTTGCGCGGTTGGCGTCGAAGTCGATCAGCGACGGGTCCTGAGTCGCAGCTACGGCATGTCCGAGCTTGAGCACAACATCCCGATAACGCCGGACACCATCTTCGAAGCCGGCTCAGTCTCCAAGCAGTTTACCGCCGCGGCGATCCAGTTGCTCGCAATGGACGGCAAACTGTCGCTTGATGACGATGTTCGCAAATTCGTGCCGGAAGTCCCCGACTACGCCGAGACGATCACGCTGCGGCACATGCTGAACCACACCAGCGGACTGCGCGACTGGGGCAGCGTCGCCTACCTCTCGGGCTGGGGACGCTACGAACGTTCGCACACGCATGCACACGTGCTCGACATCGTCAGCCGTCAGAGCCAGCTCAACTTCATGCCCGGTACGGAGTATTCCTACAGCAACACCGGTTACAACCTGCTCGCGATTATCGTTGCTCGTGTCAGCGGCATGTCCTTCGCCGAGTTCAGCAAACGCCGCATCTTCGAGCCTTTGGGCATGGACAATACCCAGTGGCGTGACAACTACCGGCGCATTGTTCCCGGGCGCAGTGCGGCTTACAGCGCGAACGATGACGGCGTTTTCACCATCGACCGTCCGATCGAACATGTACACGGCAATGGCGGTCTCCTCACCACTATCGGCGATCTGTTGATCTGGAATCGCGCGCTGGCCAATGAACGCCTGGGAAAACCGGGCTTCGCAGAGCGCATGTATACCCAGGGCCGATTAACGAGCGGAAGACAGATCAAATACGCGTCCGGTGTGAGTGTCAGTTCATTCAACGGGGTGCCGTCGGTAACGCACACTGGCGCTACCTCCGGCTATCGTGCTTTTTTGGGTAGCTACGGGAACGGCTCACTGTCCATTGCGATGCTATGCAATGTGAGCAATGCCAACCCTGGCAAACTCGGCAACCAGATCGCATCTGTCTACCTCGGCGTGAACGATGCCGAGGAAGCACAATCCTCACCCACGAAAGGTGCGCCTAGCCGCCGCCAATTGGCCGCTTTGTCCGGCTTGTACCGCGATACTCTAACGGGCGAACCGCTGCGGATCACCGTGAAAGATGGCCAACTGCTCGCTGACAACAACACGCCACTGCAAGCGGTCTCCAGCACAGAGTTCGAAATCCTCGAGGCTGAACAGCGCCTGGTCTTCGACTCGAACGGCGATGACCGCCCACGACTCACAAGACTCTCCGGTGACTACGAGATTCGGCATTACGAGCCGGTCGCAAGCGTCACGCCGACTGCCAATGCATTACAAGCACTCGAAGGCGAATACTATAGCGCCGATGCGGAAGCCACATTGACCGTCGCGCTTGAGGAGGGACAGCTGGTAGCACGACGCAGGCCCGACAGCGAATTCGCACTGGAACCCGTTTATGAAGATGGCTTCGATGCAGACGGTCTTGGTTTCGTACGATTTTACAGAAACGACAACTCGTTCCCGGCTGAGCTTAGTATTTACGGCTCACGGGTCTATGATATGCGTTTTCAGCGGCGCACCGACGGCAAGTAA